aaaaaaaatgtcggatGTGGTTTAGGGGAGTTTTTATGGCTTCGTTAGTGCGTTTACTCAATGTGTGCATCTTCTGTCGAGACTGCTGTCCTTTTTTTCAGTGTGACCAGAATATGAAGTACCAAAAAAATTCTCGCCTACTTGACCTCCCAGTTTTTCTTGGTTATACACTGTTTTCAATGCCTTTCTGGCCAACTCGCTAAGCTAAGCCTACCATAGCATTGCTTTTCTTTAGTACTTCTACACAGTTGGCTGTTTTATTCTTGCAGGTACTACGAAGGAGCAGTACCATGGGCCATATCCATCTGAGAGCCGGCAGGCAGAGGCGACCGGCCGTAGCcgagctgctgctgctgtcgctTGTCAGTTGTGCGAACGCATTCTGTCCCATGCGGTGCGTCTGCAATGACGACAAGCTTACAGTGCAGTGCGCGGGTGCAGCACTCGATGTCATCCCCATCACGCTGAACCCCGAGATCCGCGAGCTGCACCTGACGCGCAACAATATCCGCAACATCATGTCCGCCTTCAGTGTGTACCAGCAAATCAAGTTCCTCGACGTGTCCTACAACCAGCTGCGGACTCTGGGAGCGGACAATTTCCCGCTGCCCGAACTGAAAGTGCTTGTGCTAGACAGCAACTTGGTGGCCGAGTTGGAGGCCAACACCTTCCGAGGTCTTCGAACCCTGCTCGAGCTGCAACTGAGACGCAACGCGCTAACCTACGTGCCGTCCAGAGCGTTTCACGACATGCGAAGCCTGGAGCGACTCGACATATCGCACAATCAGATCGCCAAGATAGACTCGGATGCCTTCGTCGGCCTGCACAGGCTCAAGTCGCTCATACTCAGAGACAACAAGCTCAGTCACGTGCCCACACCTGCTTTCCACCACATACCCCACCTGCTGGCGCTCGATCTCGGCCTGAACAGCATCCCCACGGTCGTTGACAACGCCTTCAGCCATCTGGTCAGGCTGCGAGAGCTCAACATGGATCGCTGTTCAACGGCCATCTTGGAGCCAGGTGCTTTCTCCAGCCTCGTTTCACTCGCCACTCTGAGACTCCAAGACAATGCCTTCGTTTCGTTTCCAACGGACGCGCTTTCCGACTTGCATAGACTCGAAGAATTGCACTTTGGCCGTAACAGCGTCAGGGACCTTGCGGAGGACAACTTCAGAGCACTAGAAAACCTGAGGCGTCTATACATCGTGCGCTCCGAGCATCTGGACAGCATCGATGAGCGCACTTTCAGACAGTGCTTGCAACTGGAGCAGGTCGTACTCGAAGAGAACCGAAGACTGCGCTACTTGTCTCCGGCAACGTTCACAAACCTGCGCCAGCTCACCAGAGTTAGCCTAAGGGCCAACGGCTTTGAGTCCTTTCATCCGGACCTACTTCCCTGGAACCAGCTGTCCACATTCGATCTTCGAGACAACCCAATAGTATGCAACTGTAGCGTCATATGGCTGTGGGACCTACTGCGCTCTCTCGACCACACGGGCAACTGGACCAATGTACGCTGCCACAGCCCGACACACTTGAGCGGCGAACTGCTGCGCACTTTGTCGCACTATGACCTCGACTGCGATGGTCGCACGAGGCGAAATATCCTCATCGTGGGGCTCTCGACCACCGCCATCTTTGCTATTATCGTGCTAGCGCTCGTGCTCTGGTACCGGCGAAAAGTTTCCAGAGTCCTCAAGAAGCAGCTAGACACGGCTAGCCTTCACGACCCGCACATGAGCCAGTTCCACAAGTCCGAGAGCTCCTTGACTTTGCCGCCTGCAGCGCACGTGACGTATAATGGAAAGTTTAAGCCGACGCCTCTGGCGTACATCTAGGCCGATAATGCTCGGCAGCTATGGCGCGTGCAAGCAGACGCAGCGGCCGCAGCAACACGTCCATATCCTCGTCTGCAGATGCTCTGCGAAATCACGACGATCGTCTTTCTTTAGCAGCGACAGAAGGAGCAGCAACAGCTGACGTGACGCGCTCAAGAACGCTTACTTTTTTGCATTCGTGACTAGCACGGTTCGTAGGATTTTTTCTAAATGTTGACGGACGATGATCACAGATGCAGCTTAGAGTAAAAACATGAAAGAAAACTGAGATAAGATAGGAAGATGATAATAAGCAACGGAATGAAGTACACAACATATCTCTTCAGGAACAGCGCTTTAGTCATGctttctgacattttttttttcctctgccgAAAACGCCAGTGTGTGCGGTGCCAACGCCCATCCCCGAAAGCGGTGTTTTATGCAAGCGCAACGACGTGCGCAACGCTTTTGTGAAAGACGTGTCCcgcgcactcttctctcttttcGCACTTTGCTGTATTTGGCAGCGTCGCGGCTTCGAGGAGTGAatggcaacgaaaaaaaaaatgaattagaGGTGAAGTGACTCTGACTCTTGGTGAACATCGCAGCCGCTTCCCCCGCCTCGACAtatccagaattttttttctcagcAGCAACTGAGTGTTTGTATATTCGTGCAGCATAAATGCAAGCTTACGTACAAGGGAAGCTGCGGGGACACAAGGCGGATGCAAGAGAGAAGACCCGGAAACCGATCAACACGTTTTTGTATCGTAAGTATCAGTTTTATTTTGTTACTATAACATACGCAGCTTTCAATATCGTCGTATTACAGTATGCGATAATGCATCACATAGAAATTTATGAAATAAATTTTGATGAGTGCACAAAAACGGTTCCTATTGTTTCATCATGTCCTCACCTGGTTTAGTACACCTTGCCATATAACTGTCGTTATGATGATTTAGTTTTACGGACAATAGATGCGAAACTATTCCCCAGATGAGTATAGAGAGAAACATATAGAAGGAATAGACATGGAGGTTAACCTAAAACAACTGGTTTGCTACTCTGTACAGGGGTGAGAaataagggtcggaaagaggatagagacaGTAGGGTTATTGGTACCATTTTACCCTAGAATCACAGAGGCATGACCACCTCGAATTTCCATCCTAATTTGCTGCTTGGGGTCTTATAGAATGCTAACTGATCTAGTTTTATGCAACGCTTATGAGGGCAAGAGAAGTCATGTTTGCTGCCGTATGCATTAgcctataaaaaaaaaatcagcagcaTGCGTGAGTTCTGAAACGTGTTAGATCATTCAACTCACAAATCACGACTCCATTAACATTTTTGGTAGCTTTGAAAAGTTTGACTAGAAATGATTGTTCCGGCATGTGAATTATGCCCCTTACGTAAGTTACGCATGAGTGACTCGCGGATGCACGACGGTACAACCACAGGCCCACAATTATTATTCTAGGAGCGAACCTCCTCTTATCCTAACCTTTTCCCGCGTTAGGCGGAACCGGCAGTCCCTCTCttacagtataatagatggcacTGTCTCATAAAAGTActtacaaactgcagttgagtgagtaTACTCTAGATTGCGCTGTATCGCTACTcttcgattggctgctgcgcgggctgtgcctgggtgcgcggGGAACAAGTGCCTCTCTCCTGGAGTGCCTCTCTTTTGGATTGACGCCTTACGTGTCGGATGGTTGGTTGGGCATGGATGAAGCTCGGCTTGTGCCCGTCGCCAGACAGATGGacatacgcatggacggacagagggacggacgcacacacggacgtaTGCACAGAtacacggatgcacggacgaatgcacggaaggacgcttcgtcccaatcatcatcattgatTCCGGGGATgtgctttgatttttttgttaGCATGTAACTTCTGAATAATGGCAACTATTTACCCTTTCGGCAGGAATAATATCACCGCATTAACAATAATTAAGGAGCTAATAGGTAGGTTCGAGCTTCGTACCCCGCAGGAATAAACAAATTTTTATAAAACTGCACTAATTGAACAGTAATCAGAGAGCTTAGAAAGTTATGCGAATACGGCGATATCTAAGCATACATGTCTAAAAAGATATTTCACGCTGTAGTAATGCGACGCGCTTTCGTTGCAGGAAATGTTAACTTACTTATTGCGTTGGCATAGCTGTTCTCACTATAAGCGAAACACACATTCCACGGCTGCGCTAAAAAACGCGGAGAAAGAAGAGATCGCGCACGCCCTCTCTTCCTTGTCAATGTTATCTTTTACCGCAGTGATGTTTAATGTTCCAAACATACGCTAACTAGCCCAAGTGAAATCGTTACTGAAACACACACGTCGCACGCCAGGCTGTGATTGCACTTGGGATTATGGAGATTACCAGGGAAGGCAGTCAAAGACTCATGTAAATGCTAAAGCTTGTCTTCCGCAACGCCCTTACGCGAACTGCACGCAGATTCTACCCATACTCTCTTAACTTAGTTCGGTGCAGTCTGGCTTAGCCACGCTGGCAGACACTCCACGAGTGCGCTTAACGTAGTTTCAACTACTCGCTTAGTTCTCGGCTACGTGTTTAGTGCACATAATTAGCCGTAAACTACTTAATTGTGCGAGCTAGGCTGTCAAATGCTTCGCCTTTACACTGTTTCCACGAAAACAAGATCGTGGCTGCCTACATAACAATTCCCTATAACCAAGTTACTCAATAGCCAAAGTGAAACGCGGATTTTTTCTCGTCGCTCGATACGACGAGACTGGGTGAAACAATCGGGTACCATGCACACTGTTTCTTGGCAAATGAAACACAGATCAATTTGGCACGTCGCCTCTTGTTATGTGAAGGATGAAGCTTGCCCTCAACATTCTGGAGCATTGAGCTCGCCCCACGAGAACGGATAAAGGGCCACTCCTAGCAGGATGCAGAGTCTATCGAGTTTAGCCGGCCAGATGGTCTGCGAGGGACACCAGCGTCTTGTTTGCAACACGTATACCGGTGTTGTAATGATGCAAATGCAAGACTTGCGCATTTGGCCTGGAGGTTAGTAATTAAGCCGTCACTGCACCAAAATATATGCAAATTCAGCTCTGTTGTCGTCTGAAGAAGTGTAATCGAGGAAAACGAAAATTCTTATTTACTGCTGAGATTTGTTAAAAGGGGTCATTATTTATAGCATTTGCGCGCTCTCACGTAAGAGAGGCATAACTAATCGTTCGCAAACGTACGACGAGGGACGTCTGTTATGGTTGCTTGTTACCCTCGAGAATAACAAACCTTGATACTGCGTCAGCTATATTTATTGTAGTTTCTGTGACAACAATCGGCCTTCAATATGCGTCCAAACGCGTTTCATGCCCCGAGTGAAGGCGCAGGACCCTTGTAACTGCCTGTAAGATGTTACAGAACAGTTCATTACGCAAAAGCAACAGCGACAACAACAAAAGCGGTTTCTTGTAAGCCGTAAAAGTTGGTGCGATCAGTTTCAAACGCAAGGTTCCATTATTATTCAGTTTAAAAGCTGCCAAGACTGAcgttgcgaagcatttcttagcgaacttaggcgactctgagtgtatctatctatctatctatctatctatctatctatctatctatctatctatctatctatctatctatctatctatctatctatctatctatctatctatctatctatctatctatctatctatctatctatctatctgtctgtctgtctgtctgtctgtctgtctgtctgtctgtctgtctgtctgtctgtctgtctgtatgtctatctatctatctatctatctatctatctatctatctatctatctatctatctatctatctatctatctatctatctatctatctatctatctatctatctatctatctagccgcctatgacatttagctctccttgccatttcgataatggtatcgatatcaaacttggtatggcataacatgaatttatgaagaacatatttatttggtcataacttgaaaatcatgatatttatgtcatgaatgtcatgatttacatttcatggttctgcagctcttgcggtggtttagttaacacagcatgttgcaaaactggtatggtatggcatgattgcatggcgaacacaagcgacaaaccctaatatgaaaatcatgacatgcgtgtcatgtaacaacaaggctacatgttacgctcatgatgcgctcgcggccatttcgctatcgtaacatgtaccaaatttggtattacagtacgcgaaTGGATGGAGAAGACATGTGACTGgcgctaacatgataatcatgagatgcgtgtcatgtaacaacacgactacatgccatgctcatgatcccctggcggccgtttggctagcttcatttataccaaattacggaacgtaaatggatgacgaaggtattatactggtgcaagcacgataaatgataaacatgagatgcgtgtcatgtaacaacatcactacatgctacgctcatgatgcgctcgtggccgtttcgctagattcacatgtaccaaacaaaCTCGGTATTTcgcgacgtgaacggatgacataggtaaatgacacatccaaacatgataatcaagacatgcgtgtgatgtaacgacatgattacatgccacactgatgatgtgctcgcggccgtttcgctaccttcacatatgccaaatttggtattacgtgatgccaatggatgaagaaggtatgtgactggtgcaaacatgataatcatgagatgcgcgtcatgtgagaacataaccacatgccacagtgaaggcgccaatacatttcgacgtgatgcggtgcgcgtgctcgccggcgttcatttcatcgcatgacgccagcgttgccacgccaggcgcctgtcctctcatatactggcaggcgcgcgccgcgctgcgttgctttggcgcatgcgcgttttatcACGTCCGGTGTACTTCCgtaacgaaaagagggagacgcagtgctgtctgggtaacgcatcggctcgaaatgcggcatgtcgcattttgcgctggttgccgtcgggccgcgctgataaacgctggtcgcgcctggcgtcagacaatagagtgctgcgttttgctaacgtagcgtcgctgtgccgagcgtgcgcgtgcgtcaatgctacattggagtatattgggctcttcatgatgcgctcgcggtcgttttgctagcgccacatatacctaatttggtgttacgtacgtgacgtcactggatgaggaaatatatgacttgtgcaaacatgataatcctgacacgcgtgtcatgtaagaacaatgcaacataccacgctcatagcgtgctcgtggccgtttcgctagttcgccatatacaaaatttggtatcacctgacgtgaatagatgacgaaggtaaacgacacattcaaacatgataatcatcacacggaagtcatatacggcatcatttgcctccacctcgtaactttgtgctgatattaaagtggcatcaacatttctcattcgtgcttcgcatatcatcgattcccattgtacgtgggttgtggcattttttctttaattttagaGAATACGTGCCTGAATATTACATTTGATCAGGACTCACTTTACCACCCACTCCATTTAGAAGCTCCGTGACCGATGGACCTAATCACTTTAAGAGTATAATCCGATGGGAAGGAAGAAGGAAGGGAGCGGACAACGGGAgaaggcagggacgttaaccGGAGAGACATCCGTttggctactctacactgggggattagggaaggggacaagaaagatgagaaagagggaataCAAGGAAGAGAAATAGGGGAGAGAGAGAcagtaaattcactgcagcgtgtagcaCCGCAAGTCAGAGGGTATCTAGCACGTAACCTACATGCTTGAAGTGATGAGTACTGATGgcatctcactcactcactcactcactcactcactcactcagccATGTACTAAACATTAGCAACCATTATGGCTGTACTGCACCGAATAGCTTCTGAACTGCGGTATGCTCGCCAAAGCCCCGATGTTTTGCGACGAGCGTCGAAGTCGCAGGCCGCCAAGTGAGAGCGGCGAGAGATTAGGGCAGGGCGCCGTGGTGCCGTTTGTGTAGGAAACGAGCCGTCTGCCGACGCCCGCTCGTGCGCTGGGGAGCCGCGAGCTGCAGCCCTGTTTTCGCACagatagcggaaaaagaacatcCGCAGTAGGAGCATCGCCATCAGCCCTCTCTGCTCGCGTGCTACGGAAACCGAGCTCTAGAAGCCCTGCATACTGCGGCTCGGGGCACTCTGCGCAGAGGGAAAAAAGCGGTGCggtagagagagaaagatagggCGCGTTCCGCCGCGCCTCGGCAGGATTTCTAAGCGATTCCGCTTTGCGACTTCAAAGTGGACATCTGCTCCATGAATCGTCTGTCATATATTTTCCCTAACCTGAACACGCACACGCTACATGTACCAAGGATGCCATTCTCTTCTAACGGCGAAATGGCGATAATGAGCAGTACCCTATGAATCCATTCGTCGAGATCAGGGTGAATCGTAATTAAGTCGAATGGGAAAGCGAGATCAACCAGCAATTATCTATGAGTCAGTCATGCTACGAGCTCACTAAGCTGAAAAAATAGTTCGGCATCTACTATGTGTTTACTTTTAAGTGTCATTAACGTGAACATCTTCAACAGCTTTGGTTCGCTCACACCGCAAAATATCTAAAAGACATATAGCAGTTTACAAATCGACAATGTTGACGGCAGCAAGATGAGAACATCGAAACGACACCAACAATAACGACATCACAATTGGTAAAGCAACGGTGTGACAGAGACCTTGTCGCGTTAACGACTTCATTGATTTCCTTCCAAgtcaatgaaaacattttcttgcGAAAAGATCAAACATTAAAAATGACTGCTACATTGAAAGCCACCGTGCGAACTCGGAGGCACTCCTATACCTC
Above is a window of Rhipicephalus microplus isolate Deutch F79 chromosome 1, USDA_Rmic, whole genome shotgun sequence DNA encoding:
- the LOC119159457 gene encoding uncharacterized protein LOC119159457; the protein is MGHIHLRAGRQRRPAVAELLLLSLVSCANAFCPMRCVCNDDKLTVQCAGAALDVIPITLNPEIRELHLTRNNIRNIMSAFSVYQQIKFLDVSYNQLRTLGADNFPLPELKVLVLDSNLVAELEANTFRGLRTLLELQLRRNALTYVPSRAFHDMRSLERLDISHNQIAKIDSDAFVGLHRLKSLILRDNKLSHVPTPAFHHIPHLLALDLGLNSIPTVVDNAFSHLVRLRELNMDRCSTAILEPGAFSSLVSLATLRLQDNAFVSFPTDALSDLHRLEELHFGRNSVRDLAEDNFRALENLRRLYIVRSEHLDSIDERTFRQCLQLEQVVLEENRRLRYLSPATFTNLRQLTRVSLRANGFESFHPDLLPWNQLSTFDLRDNPIVCNCSVIWLWDLLRSLDHTGNWTNVRCHSPTHLSGELLRTLSHYDLDCDGRTRRNILIVGLSTTAIFAIIVLALVLWYRRKVSRVLKKQLDTASLHDPHMSQFHKSESSLTLPPAAHVTYNGKFKPTPLAYI